In Uranotaenia lowii strain MFRU-FL chromosome 2, ASM2978415v1, whole genome shotgun sequence, one genomic interval encodes:
- the LOC129744982 gene encoding CCHC-type zinc finger nucleic acid binding protein, which yields MSGNTCFKCDRPGHYARDCQNSGGRPSGPREVRRDFGGGGGGGRREKCYKCNQMGHFARDCKEELDRCYRCNGSGHIARDCSLSPDESCCYNCNQTGHLARNCPDKGDRDMNVSCYNCNKSGHISRNCPTGDKSCYSCGKIGHLSRDCTENKGRD from the exons ATGTCTGGTAATACTTGCTTCAAGTGCGACCGACCGGGTCATTATGCCCGCGATTGCCAAAACAGTGGCGGCCGACCGTCCGGACCCCGGGAAGTCCGTCGGGACTTCGGAGGCGGTGGCGGTGGTGGCCGTCGCGAGAAATGCTACAAATGCAATCAGATGGGCCATTTCGCTCGTGATTGCAAGGAGGAATTGGATCGGTGCTACCGCTGTAACG GCAGCGGCCACATTGCTCGTGATTGCAGCCTTTCGCCGGACGAATCGTGCTGCTACAACTGCAACCAGACTGGTCATCTGGCGCGCAACTGCCCGGACAAGGGCGACCGGGACATGAACGTGTCCTGCTACAACTGCAACAAGAGTGGACACATTTCGCGGAACTGCCCAACTGGGGACAAGAGCTGTTACAGCTGTGGCAAAATAGGCCATCTCAGTCGTGACTGTACCGAGAACAAGGGTCGCGATTAG
- the LOC129744657 gene encoding prolyl endopeptidase yields MNVLRRLSIYSNLAGSVTDQIRSTGLQLSTWRWCSKEFRNPFQQQPAKFRRLAMPEAQECKFQYPEARRDDSVVEELHGIKIADPYRWLEDPDAEETQAYVEKQNQISQPFLESGEEWKKLNGKLTKRWNFPKYSCPFKHGNRYFFFMNTGLQNQDVLYVQDALDGEPRVFLDPNSLSQDGTIALVGSRFSDDGNLFAYGLSQSGSDWTKLKVRDVNTGEDFPETLEHTKFVNASWTKDNKGFFYARYPVVEGKADGSETAANENQKLYYHRVGELQEKDVLIAEFPEEPSWRLMPEVSDCGKYLMLFIMKGCKDMLLYFSKLGNSEDIKGKVDFVKVVTEFDSDYDYITNEGNLFSFRTNKEAPNYRVVNIDFDKPEMGNWTTLIKEHEKNVLDWANCVNKDRLILGYIDDVKSVLQVHSLQDGSFVSKFPLEIGTINGFSGKKKYSEIFYHFVSFLTPGIIYHYDFAKEGTESKIFRQVKIEDFDDSLYKVEQVFYKSKDGERVPMFIVQKKSDKQEEKPCLLYGYGGFNICIQPSFSITGLVFIDSFDGILAYPNIRGGGEYGERWHNAGRLLKKQNVFDDFQHAAQFLTENGYTRHNQIVIQGGSNGGLLVGACINQRPDLFGAAVAQVGVMDMLRFHKFTIGRAWVSDYGDVEEKDHFENLYRYSPLHNVHTPKSEKEQYPSTLVLTADHDDRVSPLHSLKFVAALHHAVQDSEHQRNPLLLRVYSKAGHGMGKPTAKKIEEATDILTFMFKTLKLKLTF; encoded by the exons ATGAACGTTTTGCGGCGGCTTTCAATCTACTCCAATTTAGCGGGTTCCGTTACCGATCAAATTCGTTCTACCGGACTGCAGCTTTCCACTTGGCGGTGGTGCTCAA AAGAATTCCGTAATCCGTTCCAGCAGCAGCCAGCCAAGTTCCGACGGTTAGCGATGCCAGAGGCGCAAGAATGCAAGTTTCAGTACCCGGAAGCGCGGCGGGACGATTCCGTGGTCGAAGAACTGCACGGGATTAAGATAGCGGACCCGTACCGCTGGCTGGAGGACCCGGATGCAGAGGAAACCCAGGCCTACGTAGAGAAGCAGAACCAAATATCGCAGCCCTTCCTGGAGAGCGGCGAGGAGTGGAAGAAACTCAACGGGAAGCTGACCAAACGCTGGAACTTCCCCAAGTACTCCTGCCCGTTCAAGCACGGCAATCGGTACTTCTTCTTCATGAACACCGGATTGCAGAACCAGGA CGTTCTGTACGTGCAGGATGCCCTTGACGGTGAACCGAGGGTGTTTCTGGATCCCAACAGCCTGTCCCAGGACGGAACGATTGCCCTGGTCGGATCCCGGTTCTCGGACGATGGCAACCTGTTTGCGTACGGACTCAGCCAGAGCGGCTCGGACTGGACTAAGCTGAAGGTGCGGGACGTCAACACCGGGGAGGACTTCCCGGAAACGCTGGAACACACCAAATTCGTGAACGCATCGTGGACCAAAGACAACAAGGGTTTCTTCTACGCCCGGTACCCGGTGGTCGAGGGCAAAGCCGACGGTTCGGAAACGGCCGCCAACGAAAACCAAAAGCTGTACTACCACCGGGTGGGTGAGCTGCAGGAGAAGGATGTCCTGATTGCGGAGTTCCCCGAGGAACCTTCCTGGCGATT AATGCCAGAAGTTTCCGATTGTGGAAAGTATCTTATGTTATTCATCATGAAGGGTTGCAAAGATATGCTGCTGTACTTCAGCAAGCTTGGAAACTCTGAAGACATCAAAGGGAAGGTGGACTTCGTGAAAGTTGTCACAGAATTCGACAGCGACTATGAT TACATCACCAACGAGGGCAACCTGTTTTCGTTCCGTACTAACAAGGAAGCTCCTAACTATCGGGTAGTGAACATTGATTTCGATAAACCAGAGATGGGAAACTGGACGACTTTGATCAAGGAGCACGAGAAGAACGTGCTGGACTGGGCGAACTGCGTGAACAAAGATCGTCTGATTTTGGGCTACATTGATGATGTCAAATCGGTGCTCCAGGTGCACAGTCTACAGGACGGTAGTTTCGTATCGAAGTTTCCGCTAGAAATCGGTACCATCAATGGTTTCAGCGGCAAGAAGAAGTATTCGGAAATTTTCTACCACTTTGTGTCGTTCCTTACCCCTGGTATTATTTACCATTATGATTTCGCCAAGGAAGGCACCGAATCTAAAATTTTCCGCCAGGTTAAAATCGAAGATTTTGATGATAGTCTCTACAAGGTGGAGCAAGTATTCTACAAAAGTAAAGATGGGGAACGAGTGCCGATGTTTATTGTACAGAAAAAGTCTGACAAG CAAGAGGAGAAACCGTGCCTTTTGTATGGTTATGGTGGATTCAATATCTGCATACAACCATCCTTCAGCATCACAGGTCTGGTCTTTATAGATTCATTCGATGGTATACTAGCTTATCCCAATATTCGTGGAGGAGG AGAGTACGGCGAACGATGGCACAATGCTGGCAGGTTGCTAAAGAAGCAGAACGTGTTTGATGACTTCCAGCACGCCGCACAGTTTTTGACGGAGAACGGCTATACCCGTCATAATCAGATTGTTATCCAGGGTGGTTCCAATGGAGGTCTTCTGGTTGGAGCATGCATTAACCAGCGGCCGGATTTGTTCGGTGCAGCCGTTGCTCAAGTAGG TGTCATGGATATGCTGCGCTTCCACAAATTCACCATCGGTCGGGCATGGGTATCGGACTACGGTGACGTCGAGGAGAAGGACCACTTCGAGAATTTGTACCGATATTCTCCACTGCACAATGTGCACACCCCGAAATCCGAGAAGGAACAGTACCCGTCCACCCTGGTCCTAACGGCCGACCACGACGATCGAGTTAGCCCGCTTCACTCGCTCAAATTTGTGGCAGCCCTGCATCACGCCGTACAGGACTCGGAACATCAGCGAAATCCGTTGCTGTTGCGCGTCTACAGCAAGGCCGGGCACGGAATGGGCAAACCGACGGCCAAAAAGATCGAAGAGGCAACCGACATTCTGACTTTCATGTTTAAAACGTTGAAGCTTAAGCTGACCTTCTGA